From a region of the Coffea arabica cultivar ET-39 chromosome 3e, Coffea Arabica ET-39 HiFi, whole genome shotgun sequence genome:
- the LOC113736220 gene encoding putative disease resistance protein At1g50180, producing the protein MAELAEPVVSFIIERLSNLLIEEGKHLHGASDQAEQLQSELKLMQGLLRDADAKQRDDAVIREWISQSKDLAYEAEDLIETFAFKVGSRRGGGLVNVLKRYTCIFKECYMRHRVGVDIQGLNTRVSNLTSCFRDYGIRTIVEKEGPSSRQLRWIRRIYSHVEEEDFVGLERNVEVLVPKVVSEDGTSHYRVVSICGMGGLGKTTIARKVYNHPNVRRHFDRFAWFCISQQWQTKEILQGILVNLIPEKKDEIVKSWSADELVRQLYHIQQNKRCLIVLDDIWSFDAWECIKNAFPTREKGSKILVTTRNKDVVIRMDAFHHEPRLLSFDESWELFQKKALGERYNNHEGPIPGELAQISKKILDGCGGLPLAIILCARMLRTAKEDEWLKVLQSLPKTKSRWMYGGPQGLDYLWSAYCALPLRLKACFLYLGNFPNKSRIQVEKLCQLWIAEGLISAEDRASEETMMDVAAKYFSELVVRSLVTLEEDEVSDLRLMSGHVHDLIRDLCISVGAEVEFFEIMEREGTSYYQRQMRSEAQRCAIYFNRYYDVPDVFPSYNLRSLLCLNSEQSGQGSRWPRGLFNFKKLRLLRVLDFDRVSFQDGKLPEGVGELVHLRYLSFRGCYLEHLPSYIGNFLYLQTLDLRVQKDCIMTISNVIWKLKRLRHLYFPLAFQTSDHHGMLKLDSLKELEILEGLDTSVCKAEDLIKLTNLRILAATAEGNLKDLELIIRCIGINSSHLRRTSLDIKNFDCYSQEQLSFIRRLFSCHVLDTLQIEGHIGKMSDIGTISGRFTEIVLNGSELDQDPMPTLENLPNLRILVLEVEAYLGKKLHCSDTGFPELRSLKLSKLYNLEEWEVDEGALQKLSTLEVSMCRRIKKLPQGLQSIITLRRLKVSMMPQQFLGRLQMKNGTGGEDLHKINSKCSMEFGSDDPWLESTNPASQQNNSFDGRITESQASSSTHSPNITGSFACLPETERERDVYLQ; encoded by the exons ATGGCCGAATTGGCAGAGCCTGTCGTATCTTTTATCATAGAAAGGCTCAGTAATCTATTGATTGAGGAAGGCAAGCATCTACATGGAGCGAGCGATCAAGCTGAGCAACTTCAGTCAGAGTTAAAGCTGATGCAAGGCCTGTTAAGAGATGCTGATGCAAAGCAACGTGACGATGCTGTAATTCGTGAGTGGATTTCGCAAAGCAAAGATCTTGCATATGAAGCAGAAGACTTGATCGAAACATTTGCATTCAAAGTTGGATCCAGAAGGGGAGGTGGTCTTGTAAATGTCCTTAAACGatacacttgcatcttcaaagAGTGCTATATGAGGCACAGAGTTGGAGTAGATATTCAGGGCCTCAACACTAGAGTCTCTAATCTCACCAGTTGTTTTCGAGATTATGGGATAAGAACAATAGTGGAGAAGGAAGGTCCAAGTTCGAGGCAACTGCGATGGATCAGGAGGATTTATTCCCATGTTGAGGAGGAGGATTTTGTTGGCTTGGAGAGAAATGTCGAAGTGCTGGTTCCGAAGGTGGTAAGTGAAGATGGGACAAGCCACTATAGAGTTGTTTCTATTTGTGGGATGGGTGGTTTGGGGAAGACAACTATTGCCAGGAAAGTGTATAACCACCCAAATGTGAGGCGTCATTTTGATAGGTTTGCCTGGTTTTGCATATCACAACAATGGCAAACAAAAGAGATTTTGCAAGGGATCTTGGTTAACCTAATTCCTGAAAAGAAAGATGAGATTGTGAAATCCTGGAGTGCTGATGAACTAGTCAGGCAACTTTACCACATCCAGCAGAATAAAAGATGTCTGATTGTTCTTGATGACATTTGGTCCTTTGATGCTTGGGAATGCATAAAAAATGCCTTCCCAACTAGAGAGAAGGGAAGCAAAATATTGGTTACTACTCGTAATAAAGATGTGGTGATACGCATGGATGCTTTTCACCATGAGCCTCGACTTTTGTCCTTTGACGAAAGCTGGGAACTGTTTCAAAAGAAAGCACTAGGAGAAAGATATAATAATCATG AGGGTCCGATCCCTGGAGAACTGGCgcaaatttcaaagaaaatatTAGATGGATGCGGAGGCTTACCATTGGCTATTATTTTATGTGCGAGGATGTTAAGAACTGCAAAAGAAGATGAGTGGCTTAAGGTGCTTCAAAGTCTTCCTAAGACTAAGAGCCGCTGGATGTATGGAGGTCCTCAAGGTCTTGATTACCTATGGTCAGCTTACTGCGCTTTGCCACTGCGCCTAAAGGCGTGCTTTCTTTATTTGGGAAACTTCCCAAACAAATCAAGAATACAAGTAGAGAAGTTGTGCCAGCTTTGGATTGCTGAAGGTCTGATATCAGCTGAGGATAGggcaagtgaagaaacaatgATGGATGTTGCAGCAAAATATTTCAGCGAATTGGTAGTAAGGAGCTTGGTAACTCTGGAAGAAGATGAAGTGTCAGACTTAAGGCTCATGTCCGGCCACGTTCATGATCTGATAAGAGATCTCTGCATATCGGTTGGGGCAGAGGTAGAATTTTTTGAGATCATGGAAAGAGAGGGAACTTCCTATTATCAACGACAAATGAGGTCAGAGGCACAAAGATGTGCTATATATTTCAATAGATATTACGACGTACCTGATGTTTTCCCCTCTTATAACCTTCGGTCTCTTTTATGCCTCAACTCTGAACAATCAGGGCAAGGATCTAGATGGCCACGGGGActttttaatttcaaaaaactCAGATTGCTAAGAGTTCTGGATTTTGACAGAGTTAGTTTTCAGGATGGAAAGCTTCCTGAGGGAGTAGGAGAGTTAGTCCACTTGAGATACTTGAGTTTTCGAGGATGTTACCTGGAGCATTTACCATCATATATTGGCAACTTTTTGTACTTGCAAACCCTCGACCTAAGGGTTCAAAAAGATTGCATAATGACCATTTCAAATGTCATTTGGAAGCTCAAGCGATTAAGACATCTGTATTTCCCTCTAGCATTTCAAACTTCTGATCATCATGGTATGTTGAAACTAGATAGCTTGAAAGAACTAGAGATACTTGAGGGATTGGATACAAGTGTGTGCAAGGCTGAGGACCTCATAAAGCTGACCAACCTTCGGATTCTAGCAGCAACTGCGGAAGGAAACCTCAAGGACTTGGAGCTCATCATCCGCTGCATAGGCATCAACTCAAGCCACTTGAGGAGGACATCACTTgacattaaaaattttgattgttACTCCCAGGAGCAGCTGTCTTTCATACGAAGATTATTCAGCTGTCATGTTCTTGATACTCTGCAAATAGAAGGGCACATAGGAAAAATGTCAGACATTGGTACAATCTCTGGAAGATTTACTGAGATTGTGTTAAATGGTTCTGAACTTGATCAAGACCCTATGCCAACACTGGAGAACCTTCCCAACCTAAGGATCCTTGTCTTAGAAGTCGAGGCATACTTAGGAAAGAAATTGCATTGTTCTGATACAGGTTTTCCTGAACTCAGGAGTTTAAAGCTCTCCAAGTTGTACAACTTAGAAGAATGGGAGGTGGACGAAGGAGCATTGCAAAAGCTTTCTACTTTAGAGGTTTCCATGTGCAGGAGAATCAAAAAGCTTCCTCAGGGATTACAAAGCATCATTACTCTCAGAAGGCTGAAGGTCAGCATGATGCCACAACAATTCTTAGGCAGGCTACAAATGAAGAATGGCACAGGAGGAGAAGATCTTCACAAAATCAACTCGAAGTGTTCCATGGAATTTGGAAGTGATGATCCTTGGCTTGAGTCCACCAATCCAGCGAGTCAG CAAAACAATTCCTTTGATGGCAGAATCACCGAATCTCAGGCTTCAAGTTCAACTCATAGTCCAAACATAACTGGAAGTTTTGCATGCTTACCAGAAACTGAGAGGGAAAGAGATGTTTACCTTCAATGA